In one window of Maribacter sp. BPC-D8 DNA:
- a CDS encoding LolA family protein, whose product MKKVIIVLTIMFTATFANAQGSDKAKALLDEVYNKVQSYDNIFVDFKFDLKNTDAGINQETRGDVTLAGDKYMFNYLGSQQIFDGNKVYTIVPENEEVTIEDKSDDENAMTPSKMLTFYKEGHNYAWDILQNIQGRKIQYVKLTPIDSDTEIKSRLLGIDMGTKHIYNLIETGKNGTKTTITVNSFKTDQTLSKTLFTFDEAKYKDEGYFILRN is encoded by the coding sequence ATGAAGAAAGTTATTATTGTATTGACGATTATGTTTACCGCAACCTTTGCTAACGCACAAGGTTCAGATAAAGCAAAAGCCCTACTTGATGAAGTTTATAATAAAGTACAGAGCTATGACAACATCTTTGTAGACTTCAAATTTGATTTAAAGAATACAGATGCAGGTATCAACCAAGAGACAAGAGGAGATGTTACCCTTGCTGGCGATAAATACATGTTCAATTACTTAGGTTCTCAGCAAATTTTTGACGGTAACAAAGTATACACTATCGTACCAGAAAATGAAGAAGTTACTATTGAAGACAAGTCTGATGATGAAAACGCCATGACTCCTTCTAAAATGCTGACTTTCTACAAAGAAGGACACAACTACGCTTGGGATATTCTACAAAATATTCAAGGGAGAAAAATACAATACGTAAAATTGACCCCTATCGATTCTGACACCGAAATAAAGTCAAGATTATTAGGTATAGATATGGGCACAAAGCACATTTACAACTTAATTGAAACAGGTAAGAATGGTACAAAAACAACGATCACTGTTAATTCTTTTAAAACAGATCAAACTTTGTCCAAAACCTTATTTACTTTTGATGAAGCTAAATACAAGGATGAAGGTTATTTCATTCTAAGAAATTAG